The following coding sequences lie in one Syngnathoides biaculeatus isolate LvHL_M chromosome 16, ASM1980259v1, whole genome shotgun sequence genomic window:
- the si:ch211-139g16.8 gene encoding uncharacterized protein si:ch211-139g16.8 isoform X2, with translation MDSQTMMNIAQNFVLHIRYTSTDNIASSKTQQGCGLRGPEGAAEPHGCLSQPNRVIWREPGQDAEIQCGVRPGCSARGLHYEWFAFERRTHGRVNLAQGRHKYSLQGAALQIVALNANDSGVYYCAATSRGEPAAGAQHVGLGTTLVVKEKTKLMVGHVLMWLTFVVLAFYSSATLTLIIQKKFGLNICNCRRTHKGHEKSTNKTRIFRDVLQEMHHRREVKRSKQTARRNPVPVEVPAAELNVTHDDIYQNV, from the exons ATGGATTCACAGACAATGATGAATATCGCTCAAAACTTTGTGCTTCATATTAGATACACATCGACTGATAACATTGCTAGCTCCAAAACACAGCAAG GATGTGGTCTGCGTGGTCCCGAAGGTGCGGCGGAACCCCACGGCTGCTTGTCACAGCCGAACCGGGTCATCTGGCGCGAACCGGGACAAGACGCCGAGATCCAGTGCGGCGTGCGACCCGGCTGCTCGGCGCGAGGCCTCCACTACGAGTGGTTCGCTTTCGAGCGCAGGACGCACGGCCGTGTCAACCTGGCGCAGGGCCGCCACAAGTACAGCCTACAGGGCGCCGCTTTGCAAATTGTGGCCCTGAACGCCAACGACAGCGGGGTTTACTACTGTGCCGCCACGTCCCGGGGGGAACCGGCGGCGGGGGCTCAGCACGTCGGCCTGGGCACGACTCTTGTTGTCAAAG AAAAGACCAAGTTGATGGTGGGTCACGTTCTGATGTGGTTAACGTTCGTGGTCTTGGCCTTCTACAGCTCGGCGACGCTGACGCTGATCATTCAAAAGAAG TTCGGCCTCAATATATGCAACTGCAGACGAACGCACAAAGGCCACGAG AAAAGCACGAACAAAACGAGAATATTCCGCGACGTGCTGCAAGAGATGCACCACCGACGCGAGGTGAAGAGAAGCAAACAGACGGCGAGGAGAAACCCGGTTCCGGTTGAG gtGCCCGCCGCCGAGCTAAACGTCACGCATGACGACATCTACCAAAATGTGTAA
- the si:ch211-139g16.8 gene encoding uncharacterized protein si:ch211-139g16.8 isoform X1, whose product MDSQTMMNIAQNFVLHIRYTSTDNIASSKTQQGCGLRGPEGAAEPHGCLSQPNRVIWREPGQDAEIQCGVRPGCSARGLHYEWFAFERRTHGRVNLAQGRHKYSLQGAALQIVALNANDSGVYYCAATSRGEPAAGAQHVGLGTTLVVKEKTKLMVGHVLMWLTFVVLAFYSSATLTLIIQKKFGLNICNCRRTHKGHEKSTNKTRIFRDVLQEMHHRREVKRSKQTARRNPVPVEVWRGSEFCSSLTRASAIFVCVCARRCPPPS is encoded by the exons ATGGATTCACAGACAATGATGAATATCGCTCAAAACTTTGTGCTTCATATTAGATACACATCGACTGATAACATTGCTAGCTCCAAAACACAGCAAG GATGTGGTCTGCGTGGTCCCGAAGGTGCGGCGGAACCCCACGGCTGCTTGTCACAGCCGAACCGGGTCATCTGGCGCGAACCGGGACAAGACGCCGAGATCCAGTGCGGCGTGCGACCCGGCTGCTCGGCGCGAGGCCTCCACTACGAGTGGTTCGCTTTCGAGCGCAGGACGCACGGCCGTGTCAACCTGGCGCAGGGCCGCCACAAGTACAGCCTACAGGGCGCCGCTTTGCAAATTGTGGCCCTGAACGCCAACGACAGCGGGGTTTACTACTGTGCCGCCACGTCCCGGGGGGAACCGGCGGCGGGGGCTCAGCACGTCGGCCTGGGCACGACTCTTGTTGTCAAAG AAAAGACCAAGTTGATGGTGGGTCACGTTCTGATGTGGTTAACGTTCGTGGTCTTGGCCTTCTACAGCTCGGCGACGCTGACGCTGATCATTCAAAAGAAG TTCGGCCTCAATATATGCAACTGCAGACGAACGCACAAAGGCCACGAG AAAAGCACGAACAAAACGAGAATATTCCGCGACGTGCTGCAAGAGATGCACCACCGACGCGAGGTGAAGAGAAGCAAACAGACGGCGAGGAGAAACCCGGTTCCGGTTGAGGTATGGCGCGGATCCGAGTTCTGCTCGTCCCTGACGCGGGCTTCagccatatttgtgtgtgtgtgtgcgcgcaggtGCCCGCCGCCGAGCTAA
- the si:ch211-139g16.8 gene encoding uncharacterized protein si:ch211-139g16.8 isoform X3, giving the protein MCLPRTRQRCDQGCGLRGPEGAAEPHGCLSQPNRVIWREPGQDAEIQCGVRPGCSARGLHYEWFAFERRTHGRVNLAQGRHKYSLQGAALQIVALNANDSGVYYCAATSRGEPAAGAQHVGLGTTLVVKEKTKLMVGHVLMWLTFVVLAFYSSATLTLIIQKKFGLNICNCRRTHKGHEKSTNKTRIFRDVLQEMHHRREVKRSKQTARRNPVPVEVWRGSEFCSSLTRASAIFVCVCARRCPPPS; this is encoded by the exons ATGTGTCTTCCGAGAACACGTCAGCGGTGCGACCAAG GATGTGGTCTGCGTGGTCCCGAAGGTGCGGCGGAACCCCACGGCTGCTTGTCACAGCCGAACCGGGTCATCTGGCGCGAACCGGGACAAGACGCCGAGATCCAGTGCGGCGTGCGACCCGGCTGCTCGGCGCGAGGCCTCCACTACGAGTGGTTCGCTTTCGAGCGCAGGACGCACGGCCGTGTCAACCTGGCGCAGGGCCGCCACAAGTACAGCCTACAGGGCGCCGCTTTGCAAATTGTGGCCCTGAACGCCAACGACAGCGGGGTTTACTACTGTGCCGCCACGTCCCGGGGGGAACCGGCGGCGGGGGCTCAGCACGTCGGCCTGGGCACGACTCTTGTTGTCAAAG AAAAGACCAAGTTGATGGTGGGTCACGTTCTGATGTGGTTAACGTTCGTGGTCTTGGCCTTCTACAGCTCGGCGACGCTGACGCTGATCATTCAAAAGAAG TTCGGCCTCAATATATGCAACTGCAGACGAACGCACAAAGGCCACGAG AAAAGCACGAACAAAACGAGAATATTCCGCGACGTGCTGCAAGAGATGCACCACCGACGCGAGGTGAAGAGAAGCAAACAGACGGCGAGGAGAAACCCGGTTCCGGTTGAGGTATGGCGCGGATCCGAGTTCTGCTCGTCCCTGACGCGGGCTTCagccatatttgtgtgtgtgtgtgcgcgcaggtGCCCGCCGCCGAGCTAA
- the si:ch211-139g16.8 gene encoding immunoglobulin superfamily member 6 isoform X4, with amino-acid sequence MVPLFWISLVWLTCLPPKGAAEPHGCLSQPNRVIWREPGQDAEIQCGVRPGCSARGLHYEWFAFERRTHGRVNLAQGRHKYSLQGAALQIVALNANDSGVYYCAATSRGEPAAGAQHVGLGTTLVVKEKTKLMVGHVLMWLTFVVLAFYSSATLTLIIQKKFGLNICNCRRTHKGHEKSTNKTRIFRDVLQEMHHRREVKRSKQTARRNPVPVEVWRGSEFCSSLTRASAIFVCVCARRCPPPS; translated from the exons ATGGTGCCGTTGTTTTGGATTTCTCTGGTTTGGCTCACCTGCCTGCCACCAAAAG GTGCGGCGGAACCCCACGGCTGCTTGTCACAGCCGAACCGGGTCATCTGGCGCGAACCGGGACAAGACGCCGAGATCCAGTGCGGCGTGCGACCCGGCTGCTCGGCGCGAGGCCTCCACTACGAGTGGTTCGCTTTCGAGCGCAGGACGCACGGCCGTGTCAACCTGGCGCAGGGCCGCCACAAGTACAGCCTACAGGGCGCCGCTTTGCAAATTGTGGCCCTGAACGCCAACGACAGCGGGGTTTACTACTGTGCCGCCACGTCCCGGGGGGAACCGGCGGCGGGGGCTCAGCACGTCGGCCTGGGCACGACTCTTGTTGTCAAAG AAAAGACCAAGTTGATGGTGGGTCACGTTCTGATGTGGTTAACGTTCGTGGTCTTGGCCTTCTACAGCTCGGCGACGCTGACGCTGATCATTCAAAAGAAG TTCGGCCTCAATATATGCAACTGCAGACGAACGCACAAAGGCCACGAG AAAAGCACGAACAAAACGAGAATATTCCGCGACGTGCTGCAAGAGATGCACCACCGACGCGAGGTGAAGAGAAGCAAACAGACGGCGAGGAGAAACCCGGTTCCGGTTGAGGTATGGCGCGGATCCGAGTTCTGCTCGTCCCTGACGCGGGCTTCagccatatttgtgtgtgtgtgtgcgcgcaggtGCCCGCCGCCGAGCTAA
- the mfsd13al gene encoding transmembrane protein 180-like isoform X1, which translates to MAAAEANTARGFAKRPRRVLGLRLDPAALAYAMTTLGSATINNIFSFYYVKLFVNKYRISEGAFHQSQVVYMLWNAVNDPLFGYLQDNSKVACCSQRRLSILYGAPLYSLAFLVAWFPWRPYAPGDWLSGVHLTVSLCAFDALLTFVLLAQCALFAEISGDHRNRLRLVKYSQVASLLGSSSVLFCGLLSKNMEDFAAFQTFAVTVAVLSCGCMLYTGLRSRGRFDDRAPEEPGDPGDPGCPSPSVKTLTWQILLNGDFRHFVLMNFFQVFMLAFFSNFTLIFAEHLIPPDVLSSLARSVMYGAGFICPQLLVLICDRLLHSLGYYRIILYTFYLEVLMGAAMLALGPQNYRILALYLTVSMVLVQASFSLFGLPLADIIDADMHKYKRSSPLSSMVFGTNALFTKPAQSLAPMLVLNILNQFGYEEMKDAGRDSDPRALSSLHSVMFYMVCAVPMCVAGVQILAWRLFSIRSSHTVDSKYIDG; encoded by the exons ATGGCCGCGGCGGAAGCCAACACCGCGCGAGGCTTCGCCAAGCGGCCGCGACGCGTTCTCGGCCTGCGGCTCGACCCGGCGGCTCTGGCCTATGCCATGACCACTTTGGGCTCTGCCACGATCAACAACATTTTCAGCTTCTACTACGTGAAGCTCTTCGTCAACAAGTACCGGATATCCGAGGGCGCGTTCCACCAATCACAA GTGGTCTACATGCTGTGGAACGCCGTCAACGACCCTCTGTTCGGGTACCTGCAAGACAACTCCAAGGTGGCCTGCTGCTCCCAGCGCCGGCTCTCCATCCTGTACGGCGCCCCCCTCTACTCGTTGGCCTTCCTCGTCGCCTGGTTCCCGTGGCGACCCTACGCCCCCGGCGACTGGCTGAGCGGCGTCCACCTGACGGTGTCGCTGTGCGCCTTCGACGCCCTCCTCACCTTCGTCCTGCTGGCCCAGTGCGCCCTGTTCGCCGAGATTTCCGGCGACCATCGGAACCGACTCAGGCTCGTGAAGTACAGCCAG GTGGCGTCGCTGCTGGGCTCGTCGAGCGTGCTCTTCTGCGGCCTgctgtccaaaaacatggaGGACTTTGCGGCCTTCCAGACGTTCGCCGTGACCGTGGCCGTCCTGAGCTGCGGCTGCATGCTCTACACGGGCCTCCGCAGCCGCGGCCGGTTCGACGACAGAGCGCCCGAGGAGCCGGGCGACCCGGGCGATCCAGGGTGTCCCTCCCCCAGCGTGAAAACGCTGACGTGGCAAATCCTCCTCAACGGGGATTTCCGGCATTTTGTGCTGATGAACTTTTTCCAGGTCTTCATGCTGGCTTTCTTTAGCAATTTCACGCTGATATTCGCCGAGCACCTGATTCCTCCTGATGTGCTTTCGTCGCTGGCCAGGAGCGTCATGTACGGCGCTGGATTCATTTGCCCGCAG CTGTTGGTGTTGATCTGCGACAGACTTCTTCACAGCCTGGGCTACTACCGGATAATCCTTTATACCTTCTACCTGGAGGTCTTAATGGGGGCCGCCATGCTTGcgctcggtcctcagaactatcgTATCCTGGCATTATACCTCACCGTGAGCAT GGTCTTGGTGCAAGCCTCCTTCAGTCTGTTCGGGTTGCCGTTAGCGGATATCATCGACGCAGACATGCACAAGTACAAGCGCAG CTCGCCTTTGTCCTCGATGGTGTTCGGGACCAACGCGCTGTTCACCAAGCCCGCCCAGTCTCTGGCGCCCATGTTGGTCCTCAACATTCTCAACCAGTTCGGCTACGAGGAGATGAAGGACGCCGGACGGGACTCGGACCCGAG AGCTTTGTCGAGCCTCCACAGCGTCATGTTCTACATGGTGTGTGCGGTGCCCATGTGCGTGGccggcgttcaaatcctggcttgGCGGCTCTTCTCCATCCGCAGCAGTCACACCGTGGACAGCAAGTACATCGACGGCTAG
- the mfsd13al gene encoding transmembrane protein 180-like isoform X2, with protein MAAAEANTARGFAKRPRRVLGLRLDPAALAYAMTTLGSATINNIFSFYYVKLFVNKYRISEGAFHQSQVVYMLWNAVNDPLFGYLQDNSKVACCSQRRLSILYGAPLYSLAFLVAWFPWRPYAPGDWLSGVHLTVSLCAFDALLTFVLLAQCALFAEISGDHRNRLRLVKYSQVASLLGSSSVLFCGLLSKNMEDFAAFQTFAVTVAVLSCGCMLYTGLRSRGRFDDRAPEEPGDPGDPGCPSPSVKTLTWQILLNGDFRHFVLMNFFQVFMLAFFSNFTLIFAEHLIPPDVLSSLARSVMYGAGFICPQLLVLICDRLLHSLGYYRIILYTFYLECWGGVTIVGLRRVLVQASFSLFGLPLADIIDADMHKYKRSSPLSSMVFGTNALFTKPAQSLAPMLVLNILNQFGYEEMKDAGRDSDPRALSSLHSVMFYMVCAVPMCVAGVQILAWRLFSIRSSHTVDSKYIDG; from the exons ATGGCCGCGGCGGAAGCCAACACCGCGCGAGGCTTCGCCAAGCGGCCGCGACGCGTTCTCGGCCTGCGGCTCGACCCGGCGGCTCTGGCCTATGCCATGACCACTTTGGGCTCTGCCACGATCAACAACATTTTCAGCTTCTACTACGTGAAGCTCTTCGTCAACAAGTACCGGATATCCGAGGGCGCGTTCCACCAATCACAA GTGGTCTACATGCTGTGGAACGCCGTCAACGACCCTCTGTTCGGGTACCTGCAAGACAACTCCAAGGTGGCCTGCTGCTCCCAGCGCCGGCTCTCCATCCTGTACGGCGCCCCCCTCTACTCGTTGGCCTTCCTCGTCGCCTGGTTCCCGTGGCGACCCTACGCCCCCGGCGACTGGCTGAGCGGCGTCCACCTGACGGTGTCGCTGTGCGCCTTCGACGCCCTCCTCACCTTCGTCCTGCTGGCCCAGTGCGCCCTGTTCGCCGAGATTTCCGGCGACCATCGGAACCGACTCAGGCTCGTGAAGTACAGCCAG GTGGCGTCGCTGCTGGGCTCGTCGAGCGTGCTCTTCTGCGGCCTgctgtccaaaaacatggaGGACTTTGCGGCCTTCCAGACGTTCGCCGTGACCGTGGCCGTCCTGAGCTGCGGCTGCATGCTCTACACGGGCCTCCGCAGCCGCGGCCGGTTCGACGACAGAGCGCCCGAGGAGCCGGGCGACCCGGGCGATCCAGGGTGTCCCTCCCCCAGCGTGAAAACGCTGACGTGGCAAATCCTCCTCAACGGGGATTTCCGGCATTTTGTGCTGATGAACTTTTTCCAGGTCTTCATGCTGGCTTTCTTTAGCAATTTCACGCTGATATTCGCCGAGCACCTGATTCCTCCTGATGTGCTTTCGTCGCTGGCCAGGAGCGTCATGTACGGCGCTGGATTCATTTGCCCGCAG CTGTTGGTGTTGATCTGCGACAGACTTCTTCACAGCCTGGGCTACTACCGGATAATCCTTTATACCTTCTACCTGGAG TGTTGGGGCGGCGTGACCATTGTCGGCCTCCGCAGGGTCTTGGTGCAAGCCTCCTTCAGTCTGTTCGGGTTGCCGTTAGCGGATATCATCGACGCAGACATGCACAAGTACAAGCGCAG CTCGCCTTTGTCCTCGATGGTGTTCGGGACCAACGCGCTGTTCACCAAGCCCGCCCAGTCTCTGGCGCCCATGTTGGTCCTCAACATTCTCAACCAGTTCGGCTACGAGGAGATGAAGGACGCCGGACGGGACTCGGACCCGAG AGCTTTGTCGAGCCTCCACAGCGTCATGTTCTACATGGTGTGTGCGGTGCCCATGTGCGTGGccggcgttcaaatcctggcttgGCGGCTCTTCTCCATCCGCAGCAGTCACACCGTGGACAGCAAGTACATCGACGGCTAG
- the cdr2a gene encoding cerebellar degeneration-related protein 2 isoform X2, which produces MCRDCNSQHARQGGGRARHGEADNSEPSDPRAVLVVWGQAPPPPLVTMLTEGILEDDLDKIGTSCCAQRDLEHDLHLAAELGKTLLDRNRELEQALQQMYNSNQEQLLEIEYLAKQVELLRHMNDQHAKVYEQLDLSTRDLDRGNKRLVQDQRLAQNKINSLTESIDGLQTHVEDLEKQLEVLVSSRSERNKQEQRRNLAAQSVSCLKELYDLHHDGRQTEGLRSVRYRDRRQNPEDEHETLLRSVDALRGQLAAEKTRREAAERDGELAAEDGRGLERRLHLLAGCRARRAELEVQVEQLRLLWRAECASRKPAQLLLPDTVFFTSENQPQEGNGESEDDRGSHRRRRRRNSDGYVNASDHHDRMCARRAAVVKARGISLLNEVDAQYRALQVKYDELLQRCQRPTGGLTHKSVQTSRGAQAAESASAPSHEPEYKVLFKEIFTCIQKTKDDVHERRLVRDASAV; this is translated from the exons ATGTGCAGGGATTGCAACTCGCAACACGCAAGGCAGGGCGGGGGCAGAGCGAGACACGGAGAAGCTGACAACTCGGAGCCGAGCGACCCCCGAGCGGTTCTCGTCGTTTGGGGtcaggcgccccccccccccctcgtcacAATGTTAACGGAGGGGATTCTGGAGGACGACTTGGACAAGATCGGAACTTCGTGCTGCGCTCAACGGGACCTCGAGCACG atcTCCACTTGGCCGCTGAGCTCGGCAAAACGCTGCTGGACCGCAACCGCGAGCTGGAGCAGGCGCTGCAGCAGATGTACAACAGCAACCAGGAGCAGCTGCTAGAAATCGAG TATCTAGCCAAGCAGGTGGAGCTGCTGCGTCACATGAACGACCAGCACGCCAAAGTTTACGAGCAGCTGGACCTTTCCACCAGGGATCTGGACCGGGGGAACAAGAGACTCGTGCAGGACCAACGCTTGGCTCAGAACAAGATCAACAG TCTGACCGAGTCCATAGACGGCCTTCAAACGCATGTGGAAGATCTGGAGAAGCAGCTGGAGGTGCTGGTGTCCTCCCGGTCAGAGCGCAACAAACAAGAGCAGCGACGCAACCTCGCCGCACAGAGCGTTTCCTGTCTGAAAGAACTCTACGACTTGCACCATGACGG GCGACAAACGGAGGGATTGCGGTCCGTCCGCTATCGAGATCGTCGGCAAAACCCAGAAGACGAGCACGAGACCCTTCTCCGCTCGGTCGACGCTCTCCGGGGTCAGCTGGCGGCCGAGAAGACCCGTCGCGAAGCGGCGGAGCGCGACGGCGAGCTCGCGGCCGAAGACGGGAGAGGCCTGGAGCGGAGGCTCCACCTGCTGGCGGGTTGCCGGGCCAGGCGGGCGGAACTGGAGGTCCAAGTGGAGCAGCTGAGGCTCCTGTGGCGCGCCGAATGTGCCAGCAG GAAGCCAGCCCAGCTACTCCTTCCCGACACCGTGTTCTTCACCTCAGAAAATCAACCCCAAGAGGGCAACGGCGAGTCGGAGGACGACCGGGGGTCCCACCGCCGGCGGCGGAGGCGCAACAGCGACGGCTACGTGAACGCGTCCGACCATCACGACAGGATGTGCGCCAGGCGAGCGGCTGTGGTCAAGGCGAGGGGCATCTCGCTGCTCAACGAGGTGGATGCGCAGTACCGCGCTCTGCAG GTCAAGTACGACGAGCTGCTTCAGAGGTGTCAGCGGCCGACCGGGGGCCTCACCCACAAGTCGGTCCAGACGTCGCGCGGCGCTCAAGCCGCAGAGTCGGCGAGCGCGCCGTCGCATGAGCCCGAGTACAAAGTCCTCTTCAAGGAGATCTTCACCTGCATCCAGAAGACCAAAGACGACGTGCACGAGAGGCGACTCGTCAGGGACGCGTCGGCCGTGTGA
- the cdr2a gene encoding cerebellar degeneration-related protein 2 isoform X1, whose amino-acid sequence MCRDCNSQHARQGGGRARHGEADNSEPSDPRAVLVVWGQAPPPPLVTMLTEGILEDDLDKIGTSCCAQRDLEHDLHLAAELGKTLLDRNRELEQALQQMYNSNQEQLLEIEYLAKQVELLRHMNDQHAKVYEQLDLSTRDLDRGNKRLVQDQRLAQNKINSLTESIDGLQTHVEDLEKQLEVLVSSRSERNKQEQRRNLAAQSVSCLKELYDLHHDGRQTEGLRSVRYRDRRQNPEDEHETLLRSVDALRGQLAAEKTRREAAERDGELAAEDGRGLERRLHLLAGCRARRAELEVQVEQLRLLWRAECASSRKPAQLLLPDTVFFTSENQPQEGNGESEDDRGSHRRRRRRNSDGYVNASDHHDRMCARRAAVVKARGISLLNEVDAQYRALQVKYDELLQRCQRPTGGLTHKSVQTSRGAQAAESASAPSHEPEYKVLFKEIFTCIQKTKDDVHERRLVRDASAV is encoded by the exons ATGTGCAGGGATTGCAACTCGCAACACGCAAGGCAGGGCGGGGGCAGAGCGAGACACGGAGAAGCTGACAACTCGGAGCCGAGCGACCCCCGAGCGGTTCTCGTCGTTTGGGGtcaggcgccccccccccccctcgtcacAATGTTAACGGAGGGGATTCTGGAGGACGACTTGGACAAGATCGGAACTTCGTGCTGCGCTCAACGGGACCTCGAGCACG atcTCCACTTGGCCGCTGAGCTCGGCAAAACGCTGCTGGACCGCAACCGCGAGCTGGAGCAGGCGCTGCAGCAGATGTACAACAGCAACCAGGAGCAGCTGCTAGAAATCGAG TATCTAGCCAAGCAGGTGGAGCTGCTGCGTCACATGAACGACCAGCACGCCAAAGTTTACGAGCAGCTGGACCTTTCCACCAGGGATCTGGACCGGGGGAACAAGAGACTCGTGCAGGACCAACGCTTGGCTCAGAACAAGATCAACAG TCTGACCGAGTCCATAGACGGCCTTCAAACGCATGTGGAAGATCTGGAGAAGCAGCTGGAGGTGCTGGTGTCCTCCCGGTCAGAGCGCAACAAACAAGAGCAGCGACGCAACCTCGCCGCACAGAGCGTTTCCTGTCTGAAAGAACTCTACGACTTGCACCATGACGG GCGACAAACGGAGGGATTGCGGTCCGTCCGCTATCGAGATCGTCGGCAAAACCCAGAAGACGAGCACGAGACCCTTCTCCGCTCGGTCGACGCTCTCCGGGGTCAGCTGGCGGCCGAGAAGACCCGTCGCGAAGCGGCGGAGCGCGACGGCGAGCTCGCGGCCGAAGACGGGAGAGGCCTGGAGCGGAGGCTCCACCTGCTGGCGGGTTGCCGGGCCAGGCGGGCGGAACTGGAGGTCCAAGTGGAGCAGCTGAGGCTCCTGTGGCGCGCCGAATGTGCCAGCAG CAGGAAGCCAGCCCAGCTACTCCTTCCCGACACCGTGTTCTTCACCTCAGAAAATCAACCCCAAGAGGGCAACGGCGAGTCGGAGGACGACCGGGGGTCCCACCGCCGGCGGCGGAGGCGCAACAGCGACGGCTACGTGAACGCGTCCGACCATCACGACAGGATGTGCGCCAGGCGAGCGGCTGTGGTCAAGGCGAGGGGCATCTCGCTGCTCAACGAGGTGGATGCGCAGTACCGCGCTCTGCAG GTCAAGTACGACGAGCTGCTTCAGAGGTGTCAGCGGCCGACCGGGGGCCTCACCCACAAGTCGGTCCAGACGTCGCGCGGCGCTCAAGCCGCAGAGTCGGCGAGCGCGCCGTCGCATGAGCCCGAGTACAAAGTCCTCTTCAAGGAGATCTTCACCTGCATCCAGAAGACCAAAGACGACGTGCACGAGAGGCGACTCGTCAGGGACGCGTCGGCCGTGTGA